The following proteins are co-located in the Pyricularia oryzae 70-15 chromosome 1, whole genome shotgun sequence genome:
- a CDS encoding ankyrin repeat domain-containing protein: MIHFLESLSLEPSRADKQLQMCLSSRHYPAIRMNKFVELAVEGNQDHREDIAKYTRKWLRGNDKEMEAEIVQRASNVFLWVVIVVSLLNKAYDEGRIEGMKRILEEIPDGLERLFSTILGQDVPEKAVTLRMLQWVLLSEEPLTAKELFAAAVGIPLPSREVIKRRITTSSKGLIEVRKGERGTVQFIHLSVKDFLFRKKILQTLDPSLGPEPIMASHGRLWRCCWQLVEQAVTASATLQNISWLFHETPLLRYAAHHILFHAEAAVPTDQAYPLESCDIAEKPSIEEWIQRPDAWLQRLNHLRIYTNDLPLEQEDAGLFETLALGRLPNLLTLCLKSANINEQRGDLDNALDTACKSGYQNIAELLLEHGADVNAQSGYFGNALQIACYNGNKKIVELLFTYGADVNAQAGAHGSALQAACYYGYQNIAELLLKNGADVNAQGGEYGNALQAACYNGSQTTVKMLLKNGADVNAQGGKYGNALQAACSRRSQEVGELLFDHGADVNAQSGKYGNDLQAACSRGSQEVVELLFDHGADVNAQGGKYGNALQAACRSGHQNIVELLLQKGALQSCKKELHVFDDGFCYSSSGVVDGGAMGRK, from the coding sequence ATGATCCATTTTCTCGAATCACTGAGCCTGGAGCCCTCCCGAGCAGATAAGCAGCTGCAAATGTGCTTATCGAGCCGCCATTACCCAGCCATCCGAATGAACAAGTTTGTCGAATTGGCAGTGGAAGGGAACCAAGATCATCGAGAAGATATTGCCAAGTATACCAGGAAATGGTTACGGGGTAACGATAAAGAGATGGAAGCTGAAATCGTGCAAAGAGCCAGCAACGTTTTTCTTTGGGTCGTCATAGTGGTGTCCCTGCTGAACAAAGCTTACGACGAAGGCCGCATCGAAGGCATGAAGAGGATTTTGGAGGAAATCCCGGATGGTTTGGAGAGGCTATTCTCCACCATTTTGGGCCAAGATGTCCCTGAAAAGGCTGTGACACTTCGAATGCTCCAATGGGTGCTTCTCAGCGAGGAGCCACTCACGGCTAAGGAGCTTTTCGCAGCGGCAGTCGGAATCCCTCTCCCTAGCCGCGAAGTGATAAAGCGACGAATCACCACTTCCTCCAAGGGCTTGATTGAGGTTAGGAAAGGGGAACGGGGCACCGTTCAGTTCATCCATTTGTCCGTCAAGGACTTTCTGTTTCGAAAGAAAATCCTGCAAACTCTTGATCCGAGTTTGGGGCCTGAGCCAATTATGGCTAGCCATGGCAGACTCTGGCGTTGCTGTTGGCAACTCGTCGAGCAGGCAGTCACTGCATCGGCAACTCTGCAAAACATCAGCTGGCTATTTCACGAGACTCCGTTGCTTCGATACGCTGCGCACCATATCCTCTTTCATGCCGAAGCGGCTGTGCCTACTGaccaggcatatcctctcgAATCCTGCGACATTGCCGAGAAACCATCCATTGAAGAATGGATACAGAGGCCAGACGCATGGCTTCAGCGGTTGAATCATTTGCGGATTTATACCAATGATTTGCCACTTGAGCAGGAAGACGCCGGACTATTTGAGACACTAGCCCTTGGTCGGCTTCCAAACTTATTGACGCTGTGTTTAAAGAGCGCCAACATCAACGAGCAACGAGGCGATCTCGACAATGCCCTGGACACTGCTTGTAAATCTGGATATCAAAATATCGCGGAACTTCTGCTTGAAcacggcgccgacgtcaaCGCGCAAAGCGGTTATTTCGGTAATGCCTTGCAAATTGCCTGTTACAacggaaataaaaaaatcgtGGAGCTGCTTTTTACATacggcgccgacgtcaaCGCGCAAGCCGGCGCACACGGTAGTGCACTGCAGGCTGCTTGTTACTATGGATATCAAAATATCGCGGAACTGCTGCTTAAAAACGGCGCCGACGTTAACGCGCAGGGCGGCGAATACGGCAATGCCCTGCAGGCTGCTTGTTACAATGGAAGTCAAACAACCGTTAAAATGCTTCTTAAAAACGGCGCCGACGTTAACGCCCAAGGCGGCAAATACGGCAATGCCCTGCAGGCTGCTTGTTCCAGAAGAAGCCAAGAGGTTGGGGAGCTGTTGTTTGACCACGGCGCCGACGTTAACGCCCAAAGCGGCAAATACGGCAATGACCTGCAGGCTGCTTGTTCCAGAGGAAGCCAAGAGGTTGTGGAGCTGTTATTTGACCACGGCGCCGACGTTAACGCCCAAGGCGGCAAATACGGCAATGCCCTGCAGGCTGCTTGTCGCAGTGGACATCAAAATATCGTGGAGCTGCTTCTTCAAAAAGGCGCCTTACAGTCATGCAAAAAGGAACTTCATGTCTTTGATGACGGATTTTGTTACAGTTCATCAGGTGTAGTGGATGGAGGGGCTATGGGGCGGAAATAG